The following coding sequences lie in one Maribacter forsetii DSM 18668 genomic window:
- the rplV gene encoding 50S ribosomal protein L22 — translation MGVRKKQMAERIKAEKKMVAFAKLNNCPTSPRKMRLVADLIRGVKVEQALAILRFNPKEASRKLEKLLLSALANWQAKNEEANLEDADLIVAEIRVDSGAMLKRLRPAPQGRAHRIRKRSNHVTLVLGSKNITEN, via the coding sequence ATGGGAGTTCGTAAAAAACAGATGGCCGAAAGAATAAAGGCCGAGAAGAAGATGGTAGCTTTCGCTAAGTTGAATAACTGTCCTACTTCACCTAGAAAAATGCGTTTAGTTGCAGATTTAATTCGCGGTGTAAAGGTAGAGCAAGCATTAGCTATATTAAGGTTTAATCCTAAAGAAGCTTCTAGAAAGTTAGAGAAATTATTACTTTCAGCTTTGGCTAATTGGCAAGCAAAAAATGAAGAGGCAAATTTAGAAGATGCTGATTTAATTGTTGCTGAGATTAGAGTAGATAGTGGTGCAATGTTGAAAAGATTGCGTCCTGCTCCACAAGGTAGAGCACATAGAATTAGAAAACGTTCAAACCATGTTACATTGGTTTTGGGTTCAAAAAACATAACAGAAAACTAG